A region of Dictyostelium discoideum AX4 chromosome 1 chromosome, whole genome shotgun sequence DNA encodes the following proteins:
- a CDS encoding AhpC/TSA family protein codes for MTKLKVGNIAPDFEAKNYLGQTVTLKEFKEKSQPIVLYFYPKDNSPVCTKESCEFRDKYQKFIEAGAEVIGVSSDGEDSHKSFVSKYSLPFTLLTDKHSKLAKLYGVNGILLPGRKTFIIDKHGIIAGIHDGLLSSTSHIDESLKIIEKLKSQI; via the exons atgacaaaattaaaagttggaAATATTGCACCAGATTTTGAAgctaaaaattatttaggtCAAACAGTtacattaaaagaatttaaagaaaagagTCAACCAATcgttttatatttttatccaAAAGATAATAGTCCAGTATGTACAAAAG AGAGTTGTGAATTTAGAGATAAATATCAAAAGTTTATAGAAGCAGGCGCAGAAGTAATCGGAGTCAGTAGCGATGGTGAGGATAGTCATAAATCATTCGtttcaaaatattcattACCATTCACATTATTAACAGATAAACATAGTAAATTAGCCAAGTTATATGGTGTCAACGGTATATTATTACCAGGTAGAAAAACatttataattgataaacaTGGTATTATAGCTGGTATTCATGATGGTTTACTCAGCTCAACTTCTCATATCGatgaatctttaaaaataattgaaaaattaaaatcacaaatctaa